A region from the Lolium perenne isolate Kyuss_39 chromosome 4, Kyuss_2.0, whole genome shotgun sequence genome encodes:
- the LOC127293709 gene encoding probable mediator of RNA polymerase II transcription subunit 19b — MSGSNQMASDGRFGKGPRELTGAVDLISRYRLLNHHSFFCKKPLPLAISDTNYLHNVVGDTEIRKGEGMEIDQLIQNPDMREKKTAYIQPFDMETLGHAFQLRETAPVDLPSAEKGTPTISGKSKVKSRDKVKKHKKHKEKDKDKEQKKHKHRHKDRSKDKEKDKDKDKEKKKDKSLHHDLGADHSKKHHEKKRKHEGIENLPDVRNNKKTQKRKTQ, encoded by the exons ATGTCGGGCTCTAATCAGATGGCTTCAGATGGTAGATTTGGAAAAG GTCCTCGAGAACTCACTGGTGCTGTTGATTTAATTAGCCGCTACAGGCTACTGAACCATCACAGTTTCTTTTGTAAGAAACCGTTGCCGCTGGCTATCTCAGATACAAATTATCTTCACAATGTTGTGGGTGATACTGAAATCCGTAAAGGAGAAGGAATGGAGATAGATCAACTCATTCAGAATCCAGACATGAGGGAGAAGAAGACTGCTTATATTCAACCCTTCGACATGGAAACACTAGGACACGCATTTCAGTTGCGAGAAACAGCGCCGGTAGATTTGCCCTCG GCTGAAAAAGGTACTCCAACTATATCGGGGAAATCCAAGGTTAAGTCCAGAGACAAAGTCAAGAAGCATAAAAAGCACAAGGAGAAAGACAAGGACAAGGAACAGAAGAAGCACAAACATCGCCATAAGGATCGGAGTAAAGATAAGGAAAAAGATAAAGACAAAGACAAAGAAAAGAAGAAGGATAAGAGTTTGCATCATGATTTGGGAGCTGACCATTCCAAAAAACATCATGAGAAG AAGAGGAAGCATGAAGGAATTGAAAATTTGCCGGATGTACGTAACAACAAAAAAA CACAAAAGCGCAAAACTCAGTGA